A stretch of DNA from Oryza brachyantha chromosome 9, ObraRS2, whole genome shotgun sequence:
GGCCAGCTGAGACTCAGATCATCGatcagctcgatcgatcgggtgTGAGAGGAATTAATTGGAGAATCGATCGGAAGAAGGTATACAGAGCCAGCTGATAGGTTGCGCTCATGGGTGCGGCATTCTTGTCGTCGTGGCCCTGGGATAACCTTGGAGCATACAAGGtagagagagatcgatcgacctCTGAATTTGTTGTTGCACTGCATGGGTTGCTGGCCTTGGTTTGGTttgctcgtcgccggcgttgATGGGTGTTGTGTTGCGTGTAGTATGTGCTGTACGCGCCGCTGGTCGGGAAGGCGGTGGCGGGGCGGGCGTGGGAGCGGGCGAGCCCCGACcactggctgctgctgctgctcgtccTCTTCGGCGTTAGGGCCCTCACCTACCAGCTGTGGAGCTCCTTCAGCAACATGCTCTtcgccacccgccgccgccgcatcgtcCGCGACGGCGTCGACTTCGATCAGATCGATAAGGAGTGGAACTggtacgcgcgcgcgcacggccggtcactcgctcgctcgccggtgcaagctagctagctggtttTCGCCGagccgtcgatcgatcgatcgaggtgCTCAGTGCTATGTGTAACGTTGGATTTTTGCAGGGACAACTTCTTGATACTGCAGGTgcacatggcggcggcggcgttctaCGCCTTCCCGTCGCTGCGGCACCTCCCGCCCTGGGACGCCAggggcctcgccgtcgcggcgctgctccacgtcgtcgccaccgAGCCCCTGTTCTACGTCGCGCACAGGGCGTTCCACCGCGGCCACCTCTTCTCCTGCTACCACTCGCTCCACCACTCCGTCAAGGTGCCCCAGCCATTCACAGGTAGGTAAAGCAAGCCTCGACCGACGAACCGGTCCACCACCGGCCTGACCTCGTCGTCGTTCAGAGCCCACGCCGGTGTCCGTACGTCGATCGTTCGATCACTAACCGccggtgcgtgcgtgcgtgtcgCGCGGTGCAGCCGGGCTTGCGACGCCGCTGGAGCATCTGGTGCTGGGGGCGCTCATGGCGGTGCCGCTGGCGGCCGCGTGCGCGGCGGGGCACGGCTCCGTCGGGCTGGCCTTCGCCTACGTCCTGGGCTTCGACCACCTCCGCGCCATGGGCCACTGCAACGTCGAGGTGTTCCCCGGCGGCCTCTTCCAGGCGCTCCCCGTCCTCAGATACCTTATCTACACCCCAACGTACGtataatccatttttttttcttcaaattttaacaCAGCTTCAAAAATCCATGCTCAAAATtctgataaaaaataactaaaacgCACATGAACAGCATAGATCATGTCTCCGACCAACAGCATGTACTGCTCACTCTACCTGAAAAATATTCCAGCTAGACATGGAGCGATTCTGAACCAGACCAAAGCAACCCGTAGCGCTGTACTTGCCACACAACAACAAAAACGAAAAGGCACGAGCCaaactcgatcgatctcacTAAAAACAGGCCAGCTTAATTAAGCTTCTCCACTGCTCTAAATAATTCTTGCCCGGCTAAGCGACCACCCTAACCACTTCACTGCTCCATCAATCTGTTCTGAGACCTCCTCCCTTCGATCCCCATCCAATCGGGTAATACGCAATTAGCGACCATTAATTGCATTGgatgtagctagctagcctcgCCTTTTTTTCGCATTCTCTCACgcatcaatcgatcgatcggtctaATTCGCTCTTGATCATTGGTTCTCCCGTACGCACGCGTGCGTGGCTGCAGGTACCACACGATCCACCACACCAAGAGGGAGGCCAACTTCTGCCTGTTCATGCCGCTGTTCGATCTCATCGGTGGCACCCTCGACGCCCAGTCCTGGGAGGCGCAGAGGAAGACAAGCGCAGGTACGCCCGCACGCACATCAAATTAATCGAATCAGATTTTTTTGATTAAGATCATCCACGAGAGTAATGTGGATTATCGATGGAGGTCACTAGATACGATGGTCCATCGATCTATGTGAGATATGCATATGTCACCGACCTTAATTAAATTTCACATGCCGCTTGCTGTGTCGATTGCGTGAGTGACGCATGGacggcagctagctagctacctgcCGTTCAGGGAGTGCTCCATTAATTCGATCCAAGTGTTTGCAGAAAGAAAGCAAGAGATATTAGTTTGTTGCTCCTACATTGCACATGCAACATGCGTTTCCTCAGACAAAACCGCATGCTGTTAAGCTCGAATTAGCAAGCTATGGTATGCGTAGCGCATACACAATTAGTAGTCCTAGTCGTTTCACtcacatcaatatatatacttcccCCATTTCCAATACAAAGACTTTGACCAACGGCCAcctaatattaatatatacatttttaaagCTTAATTccacattataattttgtcaaTGATGATGGCAGATTGGCAGCAAATTAGGCAAGCCCTGTTGCATAAACATTAATGTGTGAGAGAGGTTGTGCATGCCGGTGTTGGCGTGGGGCAAATTAGTGTATCCGTCCTGAGAGGACAGGTACCCTCCCGGGAGTTCGGTCCTGCGCTGCACGGTCACCGTAACCATATATACCTGCTAATGCGTATACGTACAGCGACCCCGACCGCGACATGCCATCCGCCCACGCAATTCCGCGGTTAAACACCcctctgtttatacttataaatccaaatttaaattttaaatattaaattaagaaTTGagtttagagttttttcattgtaatttattttaccattaaggacacatatataaaaaattaatatatataaattatttttagtttgagaGTATATCTTTGGAAAGCTAAACAATAACCCGCAAGACTTCAATGAGCTGTTCACGTTCTAGCCgccgtgtcgtcgtcgtcgtctccggccaTGCTATACCAGCTATAGTGCCACTGCTTTATAGCTTAATTTATACTACCATGCcgcgcgttgtcgccgccgctgcgcgcgacgctggtggtggtggtgcacgGGCAAATGAGATTGGAGACGAACAGTGTCataattttagatatattttcAGCTGTTCGATTCGCAATCAATACGTGAGATCGGTCGCTACATTATCGATAAACAGTACATGTTTAGCGTCATACTACTATAGTGCAAGTGAATCCGGATTGGGTGCAGGGGTGGACGAGGTGCCGGAGTTCGTGTTCCTGGCGCACGTGGTGGACGTGATGCAGTCGCTGCACGTGCCGTTCGTGCTGCGGACGTTCGCGTCGACGCCCTTCTCGGTGCAGCTGTTCCTGCTGCCCATGTGGCCGTTCGCCTTCCTCGTCATGCTCATGATGTGGGCCTGGTCCAAGCCCTTC
This window harbors:
- the LOC102720175 gene encoding very-long-chain aldehyde decarbonylase GL1-1, which codes for MGAAFLSSWPWDNLGAYKYVLYAPLVGKAVAGRAWERASPDHWLLLLLVLFGVRALTYQLWSSFSNMLFATRRRRIVRDGVDFDQIDKEWNWDNFLILQVHMAAAAFYAFPSLRHLPPWDARGLAVAALLHVVATEPLFYVAHRAFHRGHLFSCYHSLHHSVKVPQPFTAGLATPLEHLVLGALMAVPLAAACAAGHGSVGLAFAYVLGFDHLRAMGHCNVEVFPGGLFQALPVLRYLIYTPTYHTIHHTKREANFCLFMPLFDLIGGTLDAQSWEAQRKTSAGVDEVPEFVFLAHVVDVMQSLHVPFVLRTFASTPFSVQLFLLPMWPFAFLVMLMMWAWSKPFVISCYRLRARLHQMWAVPRYGFHYFLPFAKDGINKQIELAILRADKMGVKVVSLAALNKNEALNGGGTLFVNKHPGLRVRVVHGNTLTAAVILNEIPEGTTEVFMTGATSKLGRAIALYLCRKKVRVMMMTLSTERFQKIQREAAPEHQQYLVQVTKYRSAQHCKTWIVGKWLSPREQRWAPPGTHFHQFVVPPILGFRRDCTYGKLAAMQLPKDVQGLGACEYSLERGVVHACHAGGVVHFLEGYTHHEVGAIDVDRIDVVWEAALRHGLRPV